In the Salarias fasciatus chromosome 13, fSalaFa1.1, whole genome shotgun sequence genome, one interval contains:
- the LOC115399379 gene encoding transmembrane protein 26-like produces MCLVNFVCAIITRALFILVALTGVWRVTWVKQDPKYWFLTFLFLPLVAEMIITLKRRKGKDYKWFSPPIFLFLISIIPSIWLLELHHQDPTTKEPECKKLDSWENVRRVIAVNESMGNLTYQNYLKNIDQMLSSVCSNDWILALHQILLILLIVGKWLLPLGGGVTRDELSQLLLIFVGTAADILEFTSETLSDVKEKSPQLVYIVLAVWTWSMLQFPLHLSVVNSTRDSEKGDEDVPEVSLLSKHSTDMWSVAEALFIQDGPFLVVRLTVMTYFDVFHQMLGFFAIKNFLVVILNLYRLVIVCHNFRQSRRGASRGGEVP; encoded by the exons ATGTGTCTGGTTAACTTTGTGTGCGCGATCATCACCAGAGCGCTCTTCATCCTGGTGGCTCTCACCGGGGTCTGGAGGGTGACATGGGTGAAGCAGGACCCCAAGTACTGGTTCCTCACTTTCCTCTTCCTGCCGCTTGTTGCTGAAATGATAATCACTCTGAAGAGGCGAAAAGGGAAGGATTACAAATG GTTCTCTCCTCctatcttcctcttcctcatcagtATCATCCCCTCCatctggctgctggagctccaccaCCAGGACCCGACAACCAAAGAACCCGAG tgcaAAAAGCTTGACTCCTGGGAGAATGTGCGGAGAGTGATTGCTGTGAATGAGTCCATGGGAAACCTCACATACCAGAACTACCTGAAG AACATTGACCAGATGTTGTCGTCGGTCTGTTCCAACGACTGGATCCTGGCTcttcatcagatcctcctcatcctcctcatcgtGGGAAAGTGGCTCCTCCCGCTGGGGGGCGGCGTCACCAGGGACGAGCTCTCCCAGCTGCTTCTGATCTTCGTGGGCACGGCGGCGGACATCCTGGAGTTCACCAGCGAGACGCTGTCGGACGTCAA agagaaGAGCCCTCAGCTGGTCTACATCGTCTTGGCGGTGTGGACCTGGAGCATGCTGCAGTTTCCTCTACATCTGTCcg TGGTAAACTCCACGCGGGACAGTGAGAAGGGGGACGAGGACGTCCCGGAGGTCTCCCTGCTGTCCAAACACAGCACTGACATGTGGAGCGTCGCGGAGGCCCTGTTCATCCAGGACGGGCCGTTTCTCGTGGTCCGGCTCACCGTCATGACCTACTTCGACGTCTTCCACCAGATGCTGGGTTTCTTTGCCATTAAGAACTTCCTGGTGGTCATACTGAACTTGTACCGGCTGGTCATTGTTTGCCACAACTTCAGACAGTCCCGCCGCGGCGCCTCGAGAGGCGGCGAAGTCCCCTGA